One stretch of Pedobacter riviphilus DNA includes these proteins:
- a CDS encoding type II restriction endonuclease → MLSKYFKAIGAKRLSIVEVSSIISHQHELNGIGDFKRIFGPDKTTFATTFISLFDDEEKVKSVSGQMTWYDARESHPTRSEYRLYYSEDEIFATANAGDLLIVAKIDDHNLATIVAPQGSTSEKQLLWLFGLADLDTRLVVKDLSASNTDIGFAGRYILSTLGFELEETLPDYLELILEKFGRSFPSTKIFSEFSRSTVKDVSPIEEPDQTLLKWMIREELLFKTLEKALVKEKLKKGFGEDVDDFISFSLSIQNRRKARAGFSFEHNLALIFELNNLAYTHGGITERNNKPDFVFPGTKQYHDNEFDFNLLSMLGVKTTAKDRWRQVLSEAARIPQKHLITLEPAISWNQTEDMRANNLQLVIPSPLLVTYTEAQKVNLISLKDFINLVANKQLDVL, encoded by the coding sequence ATGCTCTCAAAATACTTCAAGGCAATAGGTGCGAAAAGACTGTCTATCGTAGAGGTGTCATCAATAATCTCTCACCAACACGAACTTAACGGAATCGGCGATTTTAAGCGTATCTTCGGGCCTGATAAAACTACATTCGCCACCACCTTTATCTCCCTGTTTGATGATGAAGAAAAAGTAAAAAGTGTAAGTGGCCAAATGACCTGGTATGATGCACGGGAAAGTCACCCAACACGATCAGAATATCGCTTATATTATTCCGAAGATGAAATTTTTGCTACTGCGAACGCAGGCGATTTGCTTATTGTTGCGAAAATCGATGATCATAACCTGGCTACTATTGTGGCTCCTCAAGGCTCAACCTCTGAAAAACAACTTCTCTGGTTGTTCGGCTTGGCTGATTTAGACACACGTCTCGTTGTTAAGGATTTATCAGCGAGCAACACGGATATCGGCTTTGCAGGGAGATACATTTTATCAACCCTGGGTTTCGAGCTTGAAGAAACTTTACCTGACTACCTTGAGCTCATTCTCGAAAAATTCGGTAGGTCGTTTCCTTCTACTAAGATATTTTCTGAATTTTCGAGATCAACAGTAAAGGATGTTTCACCAATTGAAGAGCCTGATCAAACGTTATTAAAATGGATGATACGCGAAGAACTGCTTTTTAAAACACTCGAAAAAGCTTTGGTAAAAGAAAAACTAAAGAAAGGTTTTGGGGAAGATGTAGACGATTTTATAAGTTTTTCATTGAGTATACAAAACCGGAGAAAGGCAAGGGCGGGGTTTTCTTTCGAGCATAATCTGGCATTGATTTTCGAACTTAATAATTTGGCTTATACCCATGGCGGAATCACGGAAAGAAATAATAAGCCTGATTTTGTTTTTCCAGGCACTAAACAATATCATGATAATGAATTTGATTTTAACCTGCTTTCTATGCTTGGCGTCAAAACAACAGCTAAAGACAGGTGGCGACAGGTATTATCAGAAGCAGCAAGAATTCCTCAAAAGCATTTAATTACGCTGGAACCTGCAATTAGCTGGAATCAAACAGAAGATATGAGGGCAAATAATTTACAATTAGTTATACCTTCTCCTCTATTGGTTACTTATACTGAAGCACAAAAAGTTAATTTAATTTCATTGAAGGATTTTATAAATCTGGTTGCAAATAAACAGCTGGATGTGTTATAA
- the dcm gene encoding DNA (cytosine-5-)-methyltransferase → MEDKVVYKSKSKKSTKVILPQDNDLALLTHYHSTNEPIYGNALDVVEQFTHLVEEPNLDNLYRAIQQKLFGNTSVPFPGPKEGKELFTFIDLFAGIGGFRMALQNLGGRCVFTSEWDKYSKQTYFANYGEYPFGDITKDSTKQYIPQEFDVICGGFPCQPFSIAGVSKKISLGRLHGFADEKQGNLFFHIADIIEKHRPKAFFLENVKNLVSHDKKQTFKVIKETLEELGYSFDHKVIDGKHFVPQHRERTLMVGFDKRVYGDNVKFDFSQVELPEEKQQLKTILQENVESKFTLSDKLWNYLQEYAKKHKEKGNGFGFGLANPDGISRTISARYYKDGAEILIAQEGKNPRRLTPHEAGALQGYPIYPINTYDETKSLVIPVSDNQAYRQFGNSVVMPLIQAVGNQILQRLKSE, encoded by the coding sequence ATGGAAGATAAAGTAGTTTATAAATCAAAAAGTAAAAAATCGACTAAAGTAATCCTTCCGCAGGATAATGATTTGGCTTTGTTAACACACTATCATTCAACAAATGAACCCATATATGGCAACGCGCTGGATGTTGTTGAGCAATTTACGCATTTGGTGGAAGAACCAAATCTGGATAATCTTTATCGGGCAATTCAGCAAAAGCTGTTCGGAAATACCAGTGTTCCCTTTCCCGGCCCAAAAGAAGGAAAAGAGTTATTCACATTTATAGATTTGTTTGCAGGTATAGGTGGATTTAGGATGGCCCTTCAAAATCTGGGCGGTCGTTGTGTATTTACTTCCGAGTGGGACAAATACTCTAAGCAAACCTATTTTGCAAACTATGGCGAGTATCCTTTTGGCGATATCACAAAAGATTCTACCAAACAATATATTCCTCAGGAATTTGATGTTATTTGTGGCGGCTTCCCTTGCCAGCCTTTTTCAATTGCAGGAGTCTCGAAAAAAATTAGTTTAGGCCGGTTGCATGGCTTTGCAGACGAAAAACAAGGCAATCTGTTTTTTCATATTGCAGACATTATTGAAAAGCACCGCCCAAAAGCATTCTTCCTAGAAAATGTAAAGAACCTAGTGTCACACGATAAGAAGCAAACATTCAAGGTTATCAAAGAAACACTGGAAGAACTCGGTTATTCCTTTGATCATAAAGTAATCGATGGGAAACATTTTGTTCCCCAACACCGTGAAAGAACTTTAATGGTTGGATTCGATAAACGTGTTTATGGCGATAATGTTAAATTCGATTTTAGTCAGGTAGAATTGCCGGAGGAAAAACAACAGCTCAAAACCATTCTCCAGGAAAATGTTGAATCAAAGTTTACCTTAAGTGACAAACTCTGGAATTATTTGCAGGAATATGCTAAAAAGCATAAAGAGAAGGGTAATGGATTTGGATTTGGTTTAGCTAATCCAGATGGCATTAGCCGTACGATAAGCGCAAGGTATTATAAAGATGGGGCAGAAATATTGATTGCTCAGGAAGGAAAAAATCCACGTAGATTAACGCCACACGAGGCAGGAGCTTTACAAGGTTATCCCATCTATCCGATTAATACATATGACGAAACGAAAAGTCTCGTAATTCCGGTGTCTGACAATCAGGCTTACAGGCAGTTCGGGAATTCCGTAGTAATGCCACTTATTCAGGCTGTAGGAAACCAAATATTACAGAGGTTAAAATCAGAATAA
- a CDS encoding very short patch repair endonuclease — protein MIVHCYITMADVHNKETRSYNMSRIKGKNTKPEMLVRRFLHANGFRYRLHVKDLPGKPDIALPKYKTVIFIQGCFWHGHDQCRYYVIPKTKTEWWLNKINGNKTKDSSNIESLKNAGWQVIEIWECELKPKQKSTTLTNLLAYLTQPVIVNII, from the coding sequence ATGATTGTACATTGTTATATTACGATGGCAGACGTACACAACAAAGAAACCCGCTCATATAACATGAGCCGCATCAAGGGCAAAAATACCAAACCCGAAATGCTCGTGCGCCGGTTTCTGCATGCCAATGGTTTCAGATATCGCCTCCATGTTAAAGATTTACCAGGCAAGCCCGATATTGCGTTGCCAAAATACAAAACTGTTATATTTATACAGGGCTGCTTCTGGCATGGTCATGATCAATGCAGATATTATGTAATCCCAAAAACTAAAACTGAATGGTGGCTAAACAAAATTAATGGTAATAAAACTAAAGATAGCTCTAATATCGAATCATTAAAAAATGCAGGTTGGCAGGTTATAGAGATATGGGAATGTGAATTGAAGCCTAAACAAAAATCTACAACACTTACTAATCTTCTGGCCTACCTGACTCAACCTGTTATTGTCAACATTATCTAA
- a CDS encoding glycoside hydrolase family 130 protein, whose amino-acid sequence MADIAQRFRQNPILSPKDLVPSREGLEIVCLLNPGVFKFEGKIWLLIRVAERPKQKEGIISFPVLNEAGIEIIAIEENDPGLNASDPRVITYKGTDYLTTLSHLRLVCSADGIHFDEPEGFPLLQGEGKDEMFGIEDCRVALIGDKYYLTYTAVSEHGVGVGMRTTEDWKNFQRYGMIIPPHNKDCAIFEECVNGKFYALHRPSSVALGGNYIWLAESPDGIHWGKHRCIIKTRPNLWDSARVGAGAAPIKTAEGWLEIYHGANEKHQYCLGAFLMDLNDPSKVLARTENPIMVPKEDYELHGFFGEVVFTNGHIVNGDELTIYYGAADEFVCGAKFSINEILSTLKYA is encoded by the coding sequence ATGGCCGATATTGCCCAGCGGTTTCGTCAAAATCCGATATTATCTCCAAAAGATCTCGTACCCAGTAGGGAAGGACTGGAGATTGTTTGTCTGCTAAACCCCGGCGTTTTTAAGTTTGAAGGGAAAATTTGGCTATTGATCCGTGTAGCCGAAAGACCAAAGCAAAAGGAAGGCATCATTTCGTTTCCGGTATTAAACGAAGCTGGGATAGAAATTATAGCCATCGAAGAAAACGATCCGGGTCTCAATGCCAGCGACCCGAGAGTGATCACTTACAAAGGAACTGATTACCTAACCACACTATCTCATTTAAGATTGGTTTGTAGCGCTGATGGTATTCATTTTGATGAACCCGAAGGCTTTCCTTTGCTACAGGGAGAGGGCAAAGATGAAATGTTTGGAATTGAAGACTGCCGAGTAGCTTTAATAGGAGATAAGTATTATTTAACCTATACCGCTGTTTCAGAGCATGGCGTTGGTGTGGGGATGCGGACTACAGAAGATTGGAAAAACTTTCAGCGTTATGGTATGATTATCCCTCCCCACAATAAAGACTGCGCCATATTTGAAGAATGTGTTAATGGTAAATTTTACGCTTTGCACCGCCCCAGCAGTGTAGCTTTGGGTGGTAATTATATCTGGCTGGCCGAATCTCCGGATGGGATTCATTGGGGCAAACACAGGTGTATTATTAAAACCAGACCTAACCTCTGGGATAGTGCCCGTGTGGGCGCCGGTGCAGCACCTATAAAAACCGCAGAAGGATGGCTCGAAATATATCACGGAGCAAATGAAAAACATCAGTATTGTTTAGGTGCATTTCTAATGGATTTAAATGATCCATCGAAAGTGCTGGCTAGAACCGAAAATCCGATTATGGTACCAAAAGAGGATTACGAACTGCATGGTTTCTTTGGTGAAGTAGTATTTACAAATGGCCACATCGTTAACGGAGATGAATTAACGATTTATTATGGTGCAGCCGATGAGTTTGTTTGCGGGGCTAAATTTTCGATAAATGAGATCTTGAGCACATTGAAATATGCTTAG
- a CDS encoding CsbD family protein, which yields MDKLELKGKWNEIKGKLKQAYADLTDDDLKHVEGQDDELLGKLQQKTGKGRNELVKWINSL from the coding sequence ATGGATAAGTTAGAATTAAAAGGAAAGTGGAATGAAATAAAAGGAAAGCTTAAACAAGCTTATGCTGATTTAACTGATGATGATTTAAAACATGTAGAAGGTCAAGACGATGAATTGTTGGGGAAACTGCAACAAAAAACAGGAAAAGGAAGAAATGAGCTTGTTAAATGGATAAACTCATTATAA
- a CDS encoding SusC/RagA family TonB-linked outer membrane protein, with translation MKKLLLSMILSLSVISFAFAQGKVITGKVTSTSGPIPGVSVFVKGSPANGTQSDASGAFKLTVSDDAKTLVFSFIGYKTKEVPITGQTINVSLDEENNTLSDVVVVGYGTQNKRDVTGSIAKVTAADLKDRPLTTIESALQGKAPGVFINSGSGKLGQALQIRVRGISSISASNQPLFVIDGVPIVSDALGTYTEADNPLAAISPDDIESMEVLKDAASAAIYGARGSNGVVLITTKKGKQGRTNIDFGYYAGFSDPTKKGEFLNAAQYKQLMEESFKNVDYNGYNNSSELWKDYTGTNDWDGTADANWVNASFRRGHVQQYNLNINGGDAKTRFLISGNYSNNDGIIVSNRYVRTGGRMSLDHTVSKILDIGGAINISKVDNYRIPTDNAFSNPLQLNALPPIQPIYDASGELNNKTVYYNSLIDISNGSNLSTTYRTFANAYASLKITPELVFRSEYGFDFNNLEEEQYLGSKTQDGGSTSGYGNDYNAKSINFNTNNTLNYTKVFNQKHSLNVLGGFTFQDTKFRYGTVTGTGFPSDRFVKIASAATISAGSSFETEYSFVSYLARVNYKYDDKYLVSASVRTDGSSRFGANNRYGTFPAASLGWIATNEDFLKESSWLSLLKVRASYGLTGNAEIGNFASRTLYGGVNYAGTAGTLPNQLGDPNLTWENTSNFNIGLDFGFLSDRITGTIEAYKKKTTDLLLNVPIAATNGFTSITQNIGDMQNKGLEFSLNTRNFIGAFKWSTSFNIAFNRNKILRLVDGQPIFTGGRFLGRIAEGEPFGYFYGKAYAGVDANNGDALYYVDASRTTTTNNYNAAQNQKLGDPNSKYYGGFGNHFSFKNFDLDIQTQFVKGNDIYNMAGGFQSANGDYFDNQTIDQLNYWTPTNRITTIPQPRFDSANGTRPSSRYIQDGSYLRVKSVVFGYNLPKEFITKYKLQNVRIYASAQNLFTITGYKGYDPEVNTPAGTSLQTNNIQIGHDFYTPPQARTITFGVNIGL, from the coding sequence ATGAAAAAACTACTCTTAAGTATGATTTTATCACTTAGTGTAATTTCGTTTGCTTTCGCACAAGGCAAAGTAATTACCGGAAAAGTGACGTCAACCTCAGGACCAATTCCTGGCGTTAGCGTATTTGTAAAAGGCTCACCAGCTAATGGCACACAGAGCGATGCCTCGGGAGCTTTTAAATTGACTGTTTCGGATGACGCTAAAACACTTGTTTTTAGCTTTATCGGTTACAAAACCAAAGAAGTGCCTATTACAGGGCAAACCATTAATGTAAGCCTCGATGAGGAAAATAATACCTTATCTGATGTAGTTGTGGTGGGTTACGGTACGCAGAACAAACGTGATGTAACAGGATCAATTGCGAAGGTTACAGCAGCCGATTTAAAGGACAGACCTTTAACAACCATCGAAAGTGCTTTACAAGGTAAAGCACCTGGTGTATTTATCAACTCGGGTAGTGGTAAACTGGGGCAGGCACTTCAAATTCGGGTTAGGGGTATTTCTTCTATTTCGGCAAGTAACCAGCCATTATTTGTAATAGACGGAGTCCCTATTGTGAGCGATGCATTGGGAACTTACACGGAGGCAGATAATCCATTAGCTGCAATTAGTCCAGATGATATTGAATCAATGGAGGTTTTAAAAGATGCGGCCTCTGCAGCAATTTATGGCGCCAGAGGTTCAAATGGAGTTGTATTAATCACCACTAAAAAAGGTAAGCAAGGCAGAACCAATATAGATTTTGGCTACTACGCTGGCTTTAGTGATCCAACAAAAAAAGGAGAGTTCTTAAATGCTGCACAATACAAACAGTTAATGGAGGAATCTTTCAAAAACGTTGATTACAACGGATATAATAATTCTTCTGAGTTATGGAAAGATTATACCGGAACAAATGACTGGGATGGTACAGCTGATGCAAATTGGGTAAACGCATCTTTTAGAAGAGGTCATGTACAACAATATAACTTAAATATAAATGGTGGCGATGCTAAAACTCGCTTTTTAATATCTGGTAATTATAGCAACAATGACGGAATTATAGTAAGTAACCGTTATGTGCGTACAGGTGGTAGAATGAGCTTAGATCATACTGTTTCTAAAATTTTAGATATTGGTGGAGCAATAAATATCTCTAAGGTTGACAATTATCGTATCCCTACGGATAATGCATTTTCAAATCCTCTCCAGTTAAATGCACTGCCTCCAATTCAACCCATATATGATGCATCTGGTGAGCTGAACAATAAGACGGTTTATTATAACTCATTAATTGATATCTCCAATGGGAGCAACTTATCTACTACCTACAGAACTTTTGCTAATGCCTATGCAAGTTTAAAAATTACACCCGAACTAGTTTTTAGAAGCGAATATGGTTTTGACTTTAATAATCTGGAAGAAGAACAATATCTGGGTTCGAAAACACAAGATGGTGGTAGTACAAGCGGATACGGAAATGATTACAATGCAAAGTCAATTAATTTTAATACTAACAACACCTTAAATTACACCAAAGTATTTAATCAGAAACACAGTTTAAATGTATTAGGCGGTTTTACTTTCCAAGATACTAAATTTAGATATGGAACAGTTACAGGAACAGGCTTCCCGTCCGATAGATTTGTTAAAATTGCAAGCGCAGCAACAATTTCAGCGGGAAGTTCATTCGAAACTGAATACTCATTTGTATCATATTTAGCTAGGGTAAATTATAAATATGATGACAAATATTTGGTAAGCGCATCTGTTAGAACGGATGGTTCATCTAGATTTGGTGCTAATAACAGATACGGAACTTTCCCAGCGGCCTCTTTAGGCTGGATTGCTACTAATGAAGATTTTTTAAAAGAAAGCTCTTGGTTAAGTTTATTAAAAGTTAGAGCAAGTTACGGATTAACTGGAAACGCAGAAATTGGAAATTTTGCATCCAGAACATTGTATGGCGGGGTTAATTATGCAGGTACGGCAGGTACACTTCCAAATCAGTTAGGAGATCCTAATTTAACATGGGAGAATACATCCAACTTTAATATAGGTTTAGATTTTGGATTCTTATCAGATAGAATTACAGGTACAATTGAAGCCTACAAGAAAAAAACTACAGATTTATTGCTTAATGTTCCAATTGCAGCAACTAATGGGTTTACTTCCATTACTCAAAATATTGGAGATATGCAAAATAAAGGTTTGGAATTCTCATTAAACACCAGAAACTTTATTGGAGCATTTAAATGGAGTACATCATTCAATATTGCCTTTAATAGAAATAAAATTCTTCGTTTAGTAGATGGCCAGCCAATTTTTACTGGCGGTAGATTCTTAGGAAGGATTGCAGAAGGCGAACCGTTCGGATATTTTTACGGTAAAGCTTATGCAGGGGTAGATGCAAACAATGGCGATGCACTTTACTATGTTGATGCAAGCCGTACAACAACTACAAATAATTATAACGCCGCGCAAAACCAAAAACTGGGTGATCCAAACTCAAAATACTATGGTGGATTTGGAAATCATTTCTCATTCAAAAATTTTGATTTAGATATTCAAACTCAATTTGTTAAAGGAAATGATATTTATAATATGGCCGGTGGTTTTCAATCTGCAAATGGTGATTATTTCGACAATCAAACAATCGATCAGTTAAATTACTGGACGCCTACAAATAGAATTACAACGATCCCTCAACCAAGATTTGATTCTGCAAACGGAACAAGACCTTCATCAAGATATATTCAAGATGGTTCTTATTTAAGGGTAAAAAGTGTTGTTTTTGGGTACAATTTACCTAAAGAGTTTATCACAAAGTATAAACTACAGAATGTAAGAATCTATGCTTCAGCACAAAACCTGTTTACCATTACAGGCTATAAAGGATATGATCCTGAAGTAAATACACCTGCGGGAACTTCTCTTCAAACAAACAATATCCAGATTGGACACGATTTCTATACGCCGCCACAGGCCAGAACGATAACTTTTGGAGTAAATATTGGGCTTTAA
- a CDS encoding RagB/SusD family nutrient uptake outer membrane protein — protein MKNYYKNILAAALIILSASSCKKQLEIEPKQSISSDVALSTTADVQNALIGAYTVLATGDLYGTNLVFLPDIYASNNYLNWTGSFSTYRDISNKAIISTNGDVLRTWVSAYKAINVANTVLSATGVVSNAATKDIIEGKALFIRGIMHFELVRLYAQPFDATGTNTGLGVPIITKAVQSTSDIVTSVPRNTIAEVYTAVENDLKSSITKLSAVNEKYASMAFLARVYLQEGKYALARDLANDIITNSPYTLITNSLEAPFRTKNSSEGIFEIQQNEQSNAGSSNDGLATFYASYENSTGGNVGRGDANVNTTFYDSFEAGDKRQTDLIYTGTGAKTGLFTKKWYDYFGNIPVARITEQYLIRAECNFRLGTAIGATPANDINTLRARAGLGTVVPTLAIILNEREKELDFEGFRLHDYKRTKRSLGTFAYNDPKLVFPIPDRELTANKALVQNTGY, from the coding sequence ATGAAAAATTATTATAAAAATATATTGGCTGCAGCTCTTATTATTTTAAGTGCATCCTCGTGTAAAAAACAGCTAGAAATCGAGCCAAAACAATCGATTTCTTCAGATGTAGCTTTATCTACCACCGCTGATGTTCAAAATGCTCTTATAGGCGCTTATACTGTATTAGCCACAGGAGATTTATATGGAACAAATCTTGTTTTTCTTCCGGATATCTATGCGAGTAATAACTATTTAAACTGGACAGGTTCATTCAGCACTTATAGGGATATTTCTAATAAGGCAATCATTTCTACGAATGGAGATGTATTACGAACTTGGGTTTCTGCTTACAAAGCGATAAACGTAGCCAATACTGTACTCTCTGCAACCGGAGTTGTAAGCAACGCCGCTACTAAAGACATCATTGAAGGCAAAGCTTTATTCATCCGGGGGATTATGCATTTTGAACTGGTGAGGCTTTATGCCCAGCCCTTTGATGCAACCGGAACTAACACTGGTTTAGGTGTTCCAATCATCACAAAAGCCGTACAATCAACCAGTGATATTGTAACGAGTGTTCCAAGAAATACAATTGCAGAAGTTTATACCGCTGTAGAAAATGATCTTAAATCATCAATTACCAAACTCAGTGCTGTTAATGAAAAATATGCCTCAATGGCCTTTTTAGCCCGTGTGTATCTCCAGGAAGGGAAGTATGCTTTGGCCAGAGACCTTGCAAACGACATTATTACAAATAGTCCATACACTTTAATAACCAATTCTTTGGAAGCTCCATTCAGAACCAAAAACTCAAGTGAGGGCATTTTTGAAATTCAACAGAACGAGCAAAGTAACGCCGGATCTTCAAATGATGGATTGGCAACTTTTTATGCTAGTTACGAAAACTCAACCGGAGGTAATGTTGGTCGCGGAGATGCAAATGTTAACACAACTTTTTATGATTCTTTTGAAGCCGGTGATAAAAGGCAAACTGATTTAATTTATACCGGTACTGGAGCAAAAACAGGCTTATTTACAAAAAAATGGTATGACTATTTTGGAAATATACCCGTAGCACGTATTACTGAGCAATATTTAATTAGGGCTGAGTGTAATTTCAGATTAGGTACCGCTATCGGGGCTACACCAGCTAATGATATCAATACTTTAAGAGCGAGAGCAGGTTTGGGAACAGTGGTGCCAACGCTAGCCATAATTTTGAATGAACGTGAAAAAGAACTAGATTTTGAAGGTTTCAGACTGCATGATTACAAACGTACAAAACGTTCTCTTGGCACTTTCGCGTACAATGATCCAAAATTGGTTTTTCCTATCCCTGATCGCGAATTAACTGCTAATAAAGCATTGGTTCAAAATACTGGGTACTGA
- the rpmB gene encoding 50S ribosomal protein L28 — MSRVCDLTGKKAMVGNNVSHSNVKTKRKFYPNLQLQKFYIPEENRWITLKVSTSAIKTINKVGISEAINRFVKKGFL, encoded by the coding sequence ATGTCAAGAGTTTGTGATTTAACAGGAAAAAAAGCAATGGTAGGTAACAACGTTTCTCACTCAAACGTTAAAACCAAACGCAAATTTTACCCAAACCTACAACTTCAGAAATTTTATATTCCTGAAGAAAACCGTTGGATTACGTTGAAAGTTTCTACTTCAGCGATTAAAACCATCAATAAAGTGGGCATTAGCGAAGCAATTAACCGTTTCGTAAAAAAAGGATTTTTGTAA
- the rpmG gene encoding 50S ribosomal protein L33, translated as MAKKGNRVQVILECTEHKESGMPGMSRYISTKNRKNTTERLELKKFNPVLRKVTVHKEIK; from the coding sequence ATGGCAAAAAAAGGTAACAGAGTTCAGGTTATTTTAGAATGTACTGAACATAAAGAAAGTGGCATGCCAGGTATGTCTAGATATATTTCTACCAAGAACCGTAAAAACACTACTGAAAGATTAGAATTGAAAAAATTCAATCCAGTATTGAGAAAAGTAACCGTACATAAAGAAATTAAATAG
- a CDS encoding DUF4295 domain-containing protein, with protein sequence MAKKVVATLKTGTGKEYSKVITMVKSPKTGAYSFKELIVHNDHVKDAIASK encoded by the coding sequence ATGGCAAAGAAAGTAGTTGCAACCCTTAAAACAGGTACAGGTAAAGAATATTCGAAAGTAATTACAATGGTAAAATCACCAAAAACCGGTGCTTACTCATTCAAAGAACTTATCGTACACAACGACCACGTAAAAGATGCTATCGCATCTAAATAA
- the ftsY gene encoding signal recognition particle-docking protein FtsY, protein MGLFDFFKKKETAPEAQEALDKGLEKTKDGFFNKITKAVAGKSSVDDEVLDNLEEVLVTSDVGVSTTLKIIKRIEERVAKDKYLNTSELNFILRDEIQLLLSENNSNDFRQFEYGDHKPYVIMVVGVNGVGKTTTIGKLAHKLKESGLKVVLGAADTFRAAAVDQIKLWGERVGVRVVAQAMGSDPASVAFDTLQSAVANNEDVVIIDTAGRLHNKIGLMNELGKIKQVMQKVVPGAPHEILLVLDASTGQNAFEQCKQFTEATDVNALAITKLDGTAKGGVVIGISDQFRIPVKYIGVGEKIGDLQLFDKKEFVNSLFK, encoded by the coding sequence ATGGGTTTATTCGATTTTTTCAAAAAGAAAGAAACTGCACCTGAAGCTCAGGAAGCGCTGGATAAAGGTTTAGAGAAAACCAAAGACGGTTTCTTTAATAAAATTACCAAAGCCGTAGCAGGAAAATCTTCTGTTGATGATGAAGTTCTCGATAATCTGGAAGAAGTTTTGGTTACTTCTGATGTAGGCGTAAGCACTACATTAAAAATCATCAAACGTATTGAAGAACGTGTTGCTAAAGACAAATACCTCAATACCTCAGAGTTAAATTTTATCCTGCGGGATGAAATCCAGTTGCTGTTATCTGAAAACAATAGTAACGATTTCCGTCAGTTCGAATATGGCGATCATAAACCATATGTTATCATGGTGGTTGGCGTAAATGGTGTTGGTAAAACAACTACCATCGGAAAGCTGGCACATAAACTTAAAGAATCAGGACTTAAAGTAGTATTAGGCGCTGCCGATACCTTTAGAGCCGCAGCTGTTGATCAGATTAAACTTTGGGGCGAACGTGTTGGCGTGCGGGTTGTAGCACAGGCCATGGGCTCTGATCCTGCTTCAGTTGCTTTTGATACCTTACAGTCTGCCGTGGCCAATAATGAAGATGTAGTAATTATCGATACTGCCGGACGTTTACACAACAAAATCGGCTTGATGAACGAGTTGGGTAAAATTAAGCAGGTGATGCAAAAGGTAGTACCAGGTGCACCACACGAAATTTTACTGGTATTAGATGCCTCAACCGGACAAAACGCTTTTGAGCAGTGCAAACAGTTTACCGAGGCTACTGATGTTAATGCATTGGCCATTACAAAATTAGATGGAACAGCGAAAGGTGGTGTAGTAATCGGAATTTCAGATCAGTTCAGGATTCCCGTTAAATACATTGGCGTGGGCGAAAAAATAGGCGATTTACAGCTTTTTGACAAGAAAGAGTTTGTGAATAGTTTGTTTAAGTAA
- a CDS encoding GxxExxY protein: MIEYEKDTLTQTIIGCCYEVHNQLGPGFLEKIYVNALKIKLQQAGLNYTAEKEFSVVFESIIVGKFRCDLFVEDKVIVELKSVTGYQPKLFQSQLISYLKASKIKTGLLINFGNTSCEVKRLSI; encoded by the coding sequence ATGATCGAATATGAAAAAGACACCTTAACACAAACCATTATAGGCTGTTGTTATGAAGTTCATAATCAGTTAGGTCCAGGATTTCTGGAAAAAATATACGTGAATGCGCTAAAAATCAAACTTCAACAAGCAGGCTTAAATTACACAGCAGAAAAAGAGTTCAGTGTTGTATTTGAGAGCATTATTGTAGGAAAATTTAGGTGTGATCTTTTTGTTGAAGATAAAGTAATTGTAGAATTAAAATCAGTGACAGGATATCAACCTAAGTTATTTCAAAGTCAACTTATATCATACTTAAAAGCAAGCAAAATTAAAACCGGATTATTGATTAACTTTGGAAACACAAGCTGTGAGGTAAAACGCTTATCTATTTAA